Proteins encoded within one genomic window of Legionella sp. PC997:
- a CDS encoding FAD-dependent oxidoreductase, with translation MTKTVDYLLLGGGLSSAFAADTLRKEGATGNITIISEEPFLPYLRPQLARGFLTGKRKKEQFIIFNESHYIKNDIDVLLHTKALSVDPKTKTVRTDHAGTFSFKHLLIATGCAPKIVDLPGSKLDKIYYLKTIMDAQPLIHEIEQAKNVVIVGGSFIGIEIASLLVKNNVKVTIIAEEFHLFNVSSSAEVAAFITSNGVEVLLHETIKQFNGKNKVQSIETNTGKNLACDFVLITDQYFPSIEFLQDSGIQIDDGIVVNQYLQTNKEGIYAAGDVANFFDPVFRRYHRNGGVDNAIKQGKIAALNMMGMRKSYNSASYFYLHAFDNYIEIIGDTADATERIVRGSIKERNCALFYLKDGLLQGAFFSGRPIEEIKAAESLIINRVNIESHKKKLFDINYPLEEIAIQTVLTLQGGGALGAFECGVVKAMEEHGIYPDIVSGISIGAFNSAIIAGNPKHATEALEGFWNDLAQDMFNVSDEQIRRFLASWHTIIWGAPNFFLPRWSMPIFSVDQLPIHWTSFYETSYVKDLLRKYIDFDKLKDSPVRLLVMAVNVETSEFETFDSYTDDITPDHILASGSLPPGFPWTTINNKHYWDGGIITNTPIDSTLEVCGQSNKKIYIVELYSRNRSLPKNMIEVLSRKDEILFSEKIRKDIHTTDLINNYKKLIEQILSYCEPSLAEEIRHFPTYIQTMGDPGIQSITRIIREVGREDPCAWDSDFSRETIEQHKKNGYKAMKNVLKKEVLVQRKQ, from the coding sequence ATGACAAAAACAGTCGACTATCTACTTCTTGGCGGCGGCCTTTCTTCTGCATTTGCAGCCGACACATTAAGAAAAGAAGGCGCTACCGGCAACATTACTATTATCTCGGAGGAACCTTTCCTTCCCTATCTGCGTCCTCAGCTTGCCAGAGGGTTTCTGACTGGAAAACGAAAAAAAGAACAATTTATTATATTCAATGAAAGCCACTATATAAAAAATGATATTGATGTCTTGCTCCATACCAAAGCTTTGTCTGTTGATCCGAAAACCAAAACAGTGAGAACAGATCATGCTGGAACTTTTAGTTTTAAGCATTTACTTATTGCCACAGGCTGTGCCCCTAAAATAGTTGACCTACCAGGAAGCAAGCTCGATAAAATCTATTATTTGAAGACGATCATGGATGCACAGCCACTCATTCATGAAATAGAACAAGCAAAAAATGTAGTGATTGTCGGAGGAAGCTTTATTGGCATCGAGATCGCATCTTTGTTGGTTAAAAACAATGTAAAAGTCACGATTATCGCAGAAGAGTTTCATTTATTTAATGTAAGTTCCTCTGCGGAAGTAGCTGCTTTTATAACTAGCAATGGTGTCGAAGTACTTCTTCATGAAACAATAAAACAATTTAATGGCAAGAACAAAGTTCAGTCAATAGAGACCAATACCGGAAAAAATTTAGCATGTGACTTTGTACTTATTACCGACCAATATTTTCCTTCTATTGAGTTTCTTCAAGACAGTGGAATTCAGATCGATGATGGCATTGTTGTGAATCAATACCTGCAAACCAATAAAGAAGGAATTTACGCTGCCGGTGATGTTGCTAATTTTTTTGATCCTGTATTTAGAAGATATCACCGAAACGGAGGGGTTGATAATGCAATCAAGCAAGGAAAAATTGCAGCATTAAATATGATGGGAATGAGAAAAAGCTATAACAGCGCTTCTTATTTTTATCTCCACGCATTTGATAATTACATTGAGATAATTGGTGATACAGCTGATGCTACGGAGCGCATAGTAAGAGGCTCAATTAAAGAAAGAAACTGTGCCTTGTTTTATCTAAAAGATGGATTATTACAAGGGGCTTTTTTTTCCGGACGTCCAATCGAAGAAATTAAAGCGGCCGAATCCCTGATCATCAATCGAGTTAATATAGAGTCTCATAAGAAAAAGTTATTTGATATTAACTACCCCCTGGAAGAAATTGCAATTCAAACAGTTCTTACCCTACAAGGTGGTGGCGCTCTTGGTGCTTTTGAGTGCGGAGTGGTTAAAGCAATGGAAGAACATGGAATTTACCCAGATATTGTTTCTGGGATTTCTATTGGTGCCTTTAATTCTGCAATTATCGCCGGAAATCCCAAACATGCTACTGAAGCCTTAGAAGGTTTTTGGAATGATCTCGCTCAGGATATGTTCAATGTTTCTGATGAACAAATACGACGTTTTCTCGCTTCCTGGCATACAATAATTTGGGGAGCACCCAACTTTTTCCTCCCAAGATGGTCTATGCCGATTTTTAGCGTGGATCAATTACCCATTCACTGGACAAGTTTTTACGAGACCTCGTACGTTAAGGATCTTTTACGCAAGTACATTGATTTTGACAAGTTAAAAGACAGCCCGGTTCGATTATTGGTAATGGCGGTTAACGTTGAAACATCTGAATTTGAAACTTTTGATAGTTATACAGATGACATTACCCCGGATCATATTTTAGCCAGTGGAAGCTTACCCCCTGGATTTCCATGGACAACCATTAATAATAAACATTACTGGGATGGTGGCATCATAACTAATACCCCTATTGATTCAACACTTGAGGTCTGTGGTCAATCCAACAAAAAAATCTATATTGTAGAACTCTATTCACGAAATCGGTCGCTTCCAAAAAATATGATTGAGGTTCTTTCAAGAAAAGATGAGATTTTATTCTCAGAAAAAATAAGGAAGGACATACATACTACTGATCTTATCAATAATTACAAAAAATTAATTGAGCAAATTTTAAGCTATTGTGAACCTAGTCTAGCAGAAGAGATTCGACACTTCCCCACTTATATTCAAACAATGGGTGATCCAGGGATACAATCCATTACGAGGATTATACGAGAAGTAGGCAGAGAAGATCCCTGTGCATGGGATTCTGATTTTTCAAGGGAAACTATAGAGCAACATAAAAAAAATGGTTATAAGGCTATGAAAAATGTATTAAAAAAAGAGGTCTTAGTCCAGCGTAAACAATAA
- a CDS encoding NUDIX domain-containing protein has protein sequence MHQLIKTIFKAGALIFDAQHRVLAVHKRGKPPNEYIVPGGKIEPGETDEEALRRELSEELNVSIRSIRPYEEFQAKAIYEDALLVMRTYFVSIERTPIPGNEIDYLVWLDAHFKTSGYQFASILGQQILPRLFAEGHLGTLRH, from the coding sequence ATGCATCAATTAATAAAAACGATCTTTAAAGCGGGAGCATTAATTTTTGATGCCCAGCATCGGGTATTGGCAGTGCATAAACGAGGAAAACCACCCAATGAATATATTGTGCCAGGAGGTAAGATTGAGCCTGGAGAAACGGATGAGGAGGCATTGAGAAGGGAATTATCAGAAGAGTTAAATGTGAGTATTCGATCGATTAGGCCTTATGAAGAATTCCAAGCAAAGGCCATTTATGAAGATGCATTGTTAGTGATGCGAACTTATTTTGTCAGTATTGAAAGAACGCCTATTCCAGGAAATGAGATAGATTATTTGGTATGGTTAGATGCTCATTTCAAGACGAGCGGATATCAATTTGCTTCAATTTTGGGGCAACAGATATTACCGCGGTTGTTTGCCGAGGGTCATCTTGGTACATTAAGGCACTGA